CGCTAGTGGAGCTGATGATTTGTTGATGACCAATATATTACGGAAATATGGCTCAATCGTTACCGCCGATCTGTTCCCAGATTATCCAACCCTTGAGGACCCCATCATTCCCCCGGTACTCCCTGGGATTTTAAACCAGTATCTTCCCGGCCATCCCCTCCGAATGATACCACCATCAACGACATAATTGCCTGGTTTGATACCGGCTTTCGACGGCCTAACCCTGAAATCGGGTCGAATAACTGGGCGGTTGGTCCGTCAAAATCGGCAACCGGCCATCCTATCTTGGCCAATGATCCACACCTTACCTTGAGTTTACCGTCGATCTGGTATCAGATGCAGTTGGTTTCACCGACAGTTAATGTGTATGGGGCTACCCTGCCGGGCGCACCTAATGTAATTATCGGCTTCAACAAGGATGTAGCCTGGGGTGTAACAAATGTAGGGGCTGACGTGCTGGATTTTTATACGGTAAAATTTAAGGACGCTACCCACCGGGAATATTGGCATGATAATAAATGGAAGCCCACCCGCGCCCGCATCGAAGTCATTAAAGTGAAAGGGAAGCCTGATGTAGTCGATACAGTATTCTATACCCATCATGGTCCGGTTGTTTACATGCCCGGTGCAAAAGCGTTTCGGAAAAATATTCCGATTGGTTACGCTGCTCGCTGGATTGCGCATGAACCATCGAATGACCTGGCCTGTTTTTACGGGTTGAATCGGGCTAAAAATTTTGATGATTACCGGAAGGCACTCGCTCTCTACGTTGCGCCAGCCCAGAATTTTATCTTTGCCAGTAATCAAAATGACATTGCCATATCACCGAATGGGCGTTTTCCGCTGAAATGGATGGACCAGGGTAAGTTTCTGCTGGATGGCACCGACCCGGCTGATGACTGGCATGGTTTTATTCCAGCCGATCAGAACCCATTGGTCAAGAATCCGCCCAGAGGGTTTGTGAGTTCGGCCAACCAATTTTCAACCGACCGTACTTATCCGTATTATCTAAACTGGCAGTTTGCACCTGCCGAGCGTGGACGGCGTATCAACCAACGGCTGACGGCTATGCAGCATGCTACAATTGATAGCCTTCGGATGCTGCAAAACGACAATTTTAATCTACGAGCCGCCGACGCGTTGCCAGTCATGTTAACGAACATTGATGCCAGCCGATTAAATGCCGATCAGAAAAAAGCGTTGGCTTCGCTGAAAGCATGGAAAAAGAATAACGATGTGGCCGAAACGGGGGCAACAGTCTTTACGGAATGGACCCAGCGATTACTCGAAGCAATTTGGGCTGATGAATTCGATATGGGCGATTCGTTGCCCATGCGTAACCCTACTTTTGACCGTACGTTGACCATGATGCAGCGCGACCCAGAAGCTCGTTGGTTCGATAATGTAAAAACACCCGCTCACGAACGCATGACCGATGTGTTGACGCAAAGTTTTCAGGCAGCCTGTGATACACTGGCTAAAAAGCATGGAGCCTTTGGGTCGTCGTGGGCTTGGGGGCCGCACAAAAGCACATCCATTCGACATTTGTTACCCGGTGTCGATGCGTTTAGTGCGCTGAATGTACAGATTGGTGGTGGCAGTGGTATTGTCAACGCAACCAGCGAGCGAGCAGGACCTTCCTGGCGAATGGTTGTTGCACTCGGCGACCAGCCGAAAGCCTATGGCGTTTTCCCAGGTGGGCAGTCAGGTAACCCCGGTAGTCCGCATTATCAGGATCTGCTGGAAACCTGGCGAACCGGCCAACTTAACGAGTTGCTCTATCTGCAAACCGCTCACGACAAAAGCCTTCGTATTAAGCAGAAACTTGTTTTGAAGTAAAGCGGCTGGAAAGCCGCCAATTAAAGCACATAAAAGCGGCTTATCAGCCGTCCTACTACCATGATTCAAATTATTCTTATTGCTATTTTGAGTTTGCTGGCTCAGCTTATATTGCCCTGGTGGAGTTTGGCTGTCGTTGCCTTCCTAGTTTGTTTATGGCGTAGCCCAAGCGCAGGACAGGCGTTTTTTGCTGGATTTTATGGCGTAGCATTCGTGTGGCTGGCGTATGCCGTTATGCTCCATTTGCGTACCGATGGCATATTTACTGGGCGCATGGGAGAATTACTCTTCAAAACAAATAGCCCTATTCTTCCCGGATTAGTGACGGCGATTATTGGTGGATTGGTTGGTGGGCTAGCTGGTCTGTCAGGGTATTTCGTTCGTCAGGCTACTCAAAATCAAATCACGGCCCGTAGCTAGTAAAATCGTAAATCCCTCTACCTTTGTAGAATAAACTGATAACTAACTGAATTATTTCCTGTGAAGAATGCCTCGTTAATTCTAAACGTCGTTTTGACGATTGCCGTAGCTGTATTGTACTACTTGCATTTTAAAGGCCCCCAGTCCGAAAGTACCCCGGCTATTTCTACTCCTGCTGAAGCCAAAGGCAAAGCCATCGTATATGTCAATGTTGATTCACTATTGAATAAATACGATTTCTTTAAAGACACCCAGAAAGTGCTGGAAAGTAAGCGCTTTCAGTTGGAAAATGACATAGCCTCCAAAGGCAGGAACCTGCAAAACAAAGTTGCTTTCTTCCAGCAGCGAGCTGCCACCATGACGCAGGAGCAAGGTCGGGCAACAGAAGCCTCTTTGCAGAAAGAACAGCAGGATATTCTGGCTTACCGCGATCGTGC
This window of the Spirosoma aerolatum genome carries:
- a CDS encoding penicillin acylase family protein, which codes for MGSNNWAVGPSKSATGHPILANDPHLTLSLPSIWYQMQLVSPTVNVYGATLPGAPNVIIGFNKDVAWGVTNVGADVLDFYTVKFKDATHREYWHDNKWKPTRARIEVIKVKGKPDVVDTVFYTHHGPVVYMPGAKAFRKNIPIGYAARWIAHEPSNDLACFYGLNRAKNFDDYRKALALYVAPAQNFIFASNQNDIAISPNGRFPLKWMDQGKFLLDGTDPADDWHGFIPADQNPLVKNPPRGFVSSANQFSTDRTYPYYLNWQFAPAERGRRINQRLTAMQHATIDSLRMLQNDNFNLRAADALPVMLTNIDASRLNADQKKALASLKAWKKNNDVAETGATVFTEWTQRLLEAIWADEFDMGDSLPMRNPTFDRTLTMMQRDPEARWFDNVKTPAHERMTDVLTQSFQAACDTLAKKHGAFGSSWAWGPHKSTSIRHLLPGVDAFSALNVQIGGGSGIVNATSERAGPSWRMVVALGDQPKAYGVFPGGQSGNPGSPHYQDLLETWRTGQLNELLYLQTAHDKSLRIKQKLVLK
- a CDS encoding OmpH family outer membrane protein; translated protein: MKNASLILNVVLTIAVAVLYYLHFKGPQSESTPAISTPAEAKGKAIVYVNVDSLLNKYDFFKDTQKVLESKRFQLENDIASKGRNLQNKVAFFQQRAATMTQEQGRATEASLQKEQQDILAYRDRAAQNLALEEQTKNKELYDEIYNYLKKINAQNKYEFVLGYTKGGGILFANPEADQTKAILDGLNKEYQARQTKK